The Bacteroidales bacterium genome includes a region encoding these proteins:
- a CDS encoding 1-acyl-sn-glycerol-3-phosphate acyltransferase: MKILLFFYEIFIMAPLLLLITILTTSTTIIGGLIGDPSFWGYYPPKIWSKLFCIISLVKVEVKGRENIKPNESYVFVANHQGAYDIFLVYGYLNHNFKWIMKHTLRKVPMVGKACEAAKHIFVDRTNPKAIKRTIEEAKKTLQGGMSVVIFPEGTRSADGKIKKFKRGAFQIAVDLNMPVVPMTIDGSYKILSKSSFFVNPGKLTLQIHKPIIPPAEGFDMDTLVEESYNQVKSGLKEN, from the coding sequence ATGAAAATATTATTGTTCTTTTATGAGATATTTATAATGGCGCCACTATTATTGTTAATAACAATTTTAACCACGTCAACAACAATAATAGGAGGTCTTATAGGAGATCCGTCATTTTGGGGGTACTATCCACCTAAAATTTGGTCAAAACTATTCTGTATAATATCGTTAGTAAAAGTAGAAGTAAAAGGAAGAGAAAATATAAAGCCTAATGAATCGTATGTGTTTGTAGCAAATCATCAAGGAGCATACGATATCTTCTTGGTTTACGGATATTTAAATCATAATTTCAAATGGATAATGAAGCACACATTGCGTAAAGTGCCTATGGTAGGAAAAGCATGTGAAGCCGCAAAACATATATTTGTAGACAGAACAAATCCCAAAGCAATCAAACGAACAATAGAGGAGGCAAAGAAAACTCTTCAAGGAGGAATGTCCGTTGTAATATTCCCTGAAGGAACACGTTCGGCAGATGGCAAAATAAAGAAATTTAAAAGAGGAGCATTTCAAATAGCTGTAGATTTGAATATGCCAGTAGTCCCAATGACAATAGATGGATCATATAAAATATTATCAAAATCATCATTCTTTGTAAATCCGGGGAAATTAACTCTTCAAATACATAAACCAATAATACCTCCAGCAGAAGGTTTTGATATGGATACACTAGTAGAAGAGAGTTACAATCAAGTTAAATCTGGATTAAAAGAAAATTAG
- a CDS encoding T9SS type A sorting domain-containing protein, whose translation MKKGLLIATLGMLLPMFAYSQSCPQHEQYVKIGSETVNWGDAYAAWSPGRAFYQGLDTEAEENENFTISRVKPRQRFTNAQTQVRPEQNSDRKLLWWCPIGGDGWNALASYYFGGELWTMWSYTDIYGNWTAPFVSVPAPMLDVCHKNGVQISCLAAVPWSANIYCTDASGHGYYLNKLVSDAGGADKFLKYLKYYGIDGIGFNSEFSWRGTLSGSGPYSGYEFHTAMKKFLGDCYTGASEYGVPFHNCWYSLTNNSGFCGGSSALNENNKDWFDYEGKPTSTAYFTNYYAAPSHSQTCVDNYFPNRSSYDVYMGVDYQAGYSLQNWLILPNYRISLGLWGAHNRNMIYEQRGERGSTPLQMQQTYMKIVENVFTGSSNNPVNPPAMSETTKFNSTAEDAWGWAQLITARSTLMCQEGRNLSTDPFVTNFNLGNGFFFNVEGERHANTEWYNLGIQDFLPTWRWWFTKTYMGRTAEEVSDDLKAEFTWDDAWFGGSCLQISGGTDKTYLQLFKTKYEVKQNDYLTIRYKVLSGTGSMAWACSEWDAASIEVSKDIKTNADPDENGWITVETPIGGRSGIKLNDKVIAQIGLKFQNTSDDYKVLIGQVSLTRGKVGNSNRPLAPTVEKSRMMARNYKGVDMKIIYNMNDAYSGEAKKAWEPIYNNEVETSYFRIYTQQEGEEAKVFTGTTSWASYVVAAPYDAVKGGGLRIGVAAVSLDYETESEIAWGEWLYPTTIEPTIVEGTEIDKPIIKVNEEFTLKYTDPNHAAATWEVINSLTGASIQTFTNTTSITMSLPTTGSYDIKITNSDGTVAYTRGIIQVSPDETGAIPVIGSLTANKTQAYKDDNITLTATTSRLGEGSVSRAVKVEDPNMLRFPAVVQSRPYTYMMWFKAEKLTHNNQGTNLIDKRDIEDMWPHGNWGDFWVTIRPEMMANREVGGSTYSDRVHPANEISFNTYGWTEHDVPNSNMMSNDHSVKEGQWTHIAVTFETDGKQKMYFNGKKVAETTTNKITTNGVRKSESNVYVGGSNVYKAGFNGWVDEFQVWDRVLTDTEIQTAMKGYTTAPNGLQGYWTFEETTEEGGNVVFLNKGNKGASYTAAYITMKDTDAGKVEQNLPFSPNELGNPMITGAVKVTTEQEWNLPSATVVGQTDTKSIISYNATGTYTAGLTLKNMWGSDTEVVDIVVVPWPDGVEESVIEEMGVYPNPFTDFVNLSFAKEGTYTIEIIALDGKLIESKQVSATANEYVRVDINGEKGMYIIKIKNTSGTAVRTLKLIKK comes from the coding sequence ATGAAAAAGGGATTACTAATTGCAACATTAGGTATGCTATTGCCAATGTTTGCTTATTCGCAATCATGTCCCCAGCATGAACAATATGTAAAAATAGGATCAGAAACAGTAAATTGGGGAGATGCTTATGCGGCTTGGTCTCCAGGTAGAGCATTCTATCAAGGACTTGATACAGAGGCAGAGGAGAATGAAAACTTCACTATTTCTCGTGTAAAACCACGTCAAAGATTTACTAATGCACAAACCCAAGTTCGTCCCGAACAAAACTCAGACCGCAAACTATTGTGGTGGTGTCCCATAGGAGGAGACGGATGGAACGCATTAGCATCATACTATTTTGGCGGAGAACTTTGGACAATGTGGAGTTATACCGATATATATGGAAACTGGACCGCTCCTTTTGTAAGTGTGCCAGCACCGATGCTTGACGTATGCCACAAAAACGGAGTACAAATATCATGTCTTGCGGCAGTACCATGGTCGGCAAATATCTATTGTACAGATGCAAGCGGGCATGGGTATTATTTAAATAAATTAGTATCCGATGCAGGCGGAGCAGATAAATTCCTAAAATATTTGAAATACTATGGAATTGATGGAATAGGATTTAATTCAGAGTTCTCATGGCGAGGAACATTAAGCGGGTCAGGACCATATTCAGGTTACGAGTTTCACACAGCAATGAAAAAATTTTTAGGAGATTGCTATACAGGAGCATCAGAGTACGGTGTGCCATTTCATAACTGTTGGTATTCGTTAACAAACAATTCTGGATTTTGCGGAGGTTCATCAGCATTGAATGAAAACAATAAAGATTGGTTCGATTACGAAGGAAAACCAACATCAACAGCATACTTTACAAACTACTATGCTGCACCATCACATTCACAAACATGTGTCGATAACTATTTCCCAAATCGTTCATCATACGATGTATATATGGGAGTTGACTATCAAGCAGGATACTCATTGCAAAACTGGTTAATACTACCCAATTATAGAATTTCATTAGGATTATGGGGTGCGCACAATCGAAATATGATATATGAGCAACGCGGTGAGAGAGGATCAACACCATTGCAAATGCAACAAACATATATGAAAATAGTGGAGAATGTATTTACAGGATCAAGCAATAACCCTGTAAACCCTCCAGCAATGTCAGAGACAACCAAATTTAATTCAACAGCAGAAGATGCTTGGGGTTGGGCTCAATTAATAACAGCACGCAGTACATTGATGTGTCAAGAAGGAAGAAACCTATCAACCGATCCATTTGTAACAAACTTCAATTTAGGTAACGGATTCTTCTTTAACGTAGAAGGAGAACGTCATGCCAATACCGAATGGTACAACCTTGGAATACAAGACTTTTTGCCAACTTGGCGTTGGTGGTTTACCAAAACATATATGGGAAGAACAGCAGAAGAGGTAAGTGATGACTTAAAAGCAGAGTTTACTTGGGACGATGCATGGTTCGGAGGTTCATGTTTGCAAATATCAGGAGGAACAGATAAAACATATTTGCAACTTTTCAAAACCAAATACGAAGTAAAACAAAACGACTATCTAACAATCCGTTATAAAGTTTTATCCGGAACAGGATCAATGGCATGGGCATGTTCAGAGTGGGATGCCGCATCAATTGAAGTTTCAAAAGATATTAAAACAAATGCCGATCCAGATGAAAACGGATGGATAACAGTTGAGACACCCATTGGTGGACGTTCAGGAATAAAACTTAACGATAAAGTGATAGCACAGATAGGTTTAAAATTCCAAAATACCAGTGATGATTATAAAGTATTAATCGGACAAGTCTCATTAACTCGTGGTAAAGTAGGAAATTCAAATAGACCATTAGCACCAACAGTAGAGAAGAGTCGTATGATGGCTCGTAACTACAAAGGAGTAGATATGAAGATTATCTACAATATGAATGATGCATATTCAGGCGAGGCAAAAAAAGCATGGGAGCCTATATATAATAACGAAGTAGAAACATCGTATTTCCGTATCTACACCCAACAAGAAGGAGAAGAAGCAAAAGTGTTTACAGGAACAACCTCTTGGGCATCATACGTAGTAGCAGCACCTTACGATGCAGTAAAAGGTGGAGGTTTGCGTATTGGAGTAGCGGCAGTAAGTTTAGATTATGAAACAGAGTCAGAAATTGCATGGGGCGAGTGGTTGTATCCAACAACAATTGAACCAACAATTGTTGAGGGAACAGAAATAGACAAACCAATAATCAAAGTAAACGAAGAATTTACATTGAAATATACCGATCCAAACCATGCCGCAGCAACATGGGAGGTAATAAATTCTCTAACAGGAGCATCAATACAAACATTTACAAATACAACATCAATCACAATGTCGTTACCAACAACAGGATCATACGATATTAAGATAACAAACTCAGACGGAACAGTGGCATACACTCGAGGAATTATCCAGGTATCACCCGATGAAACAGGAGCAATACCCGTTATTGGCTCTCTAACAGCAAATAAAACACAAGCCTATAAAGATGATAATATAACACTAACAGCAACAACATCTCGTTTAGGCGAAGGATCAGTATCACGAGCTGTAAAAGTAGAAGATCCAAATATGTTACGTTTCCCCGCAGTAGTACAATCACGTCCATATACCTATATGATGTGGTTCAAAGCAGAAAAACTAACACATAACAATCAAGGAACAAACTTGATAGACAAAAGAGATATTGAAGATATGTGGCCTCATGGAAACTGGGGAGACTTCTGGGTAACAATACGTCCCGAGATGATGGCAAACAGAGAGGTTGGAGGAAGTACATATTCAGACAGAGTACACCCGGCAAATGAAATATCATTCAATACATATGGTTGGACAGAGCATGATGTCCCCAACAGCAATATGATGTCAAACGACCATAGTGTAAAAGAGGGACAGTGGACACACATTGCGGTAACATTTGAAACAGATGGAAAACAAAAAATGTATTTCAATGGTAAGAAAGTTGCCGAAACAACAACAAATAAAATTACAACTAACGGTGTTCGTAAAAGTGAAAGTAATGTATATGTAGGAGGCTCAAATGTTTACAAAGCAGGTTTTAATGGCTGGGTAGATGAATTCCAAGTATGGGATCGAGTATTAACAGATACAGAGATACAAACTGCAATGAAGGGATACACAACCGCACCAAACGGATTACAAGGATATTGGACATTTGAAGAGACAACAGAAGAAGGCGGAAATGTTGTATTCCTAAATAAAGGTAATAAAGGAGCATCATATACAGCAGCATATATAACAATGAAAGATACAGATGCTGGAAAAGTAGAGCAAAATCTTCCATTCTCTCCCAATGAGTTAGGAAATCCAATGATTACAGGAGCTGTAAAGGTAACAACCGAGCAAGAGTGGAATTTACCAAGTGCAACAGTTGTAGGTCAAACAGATACTAAATCAATAATCTCATACAATGCAACAGGAACATACACCGCTGGATTAACCCTTAAAAATATGTGGGGAAGTGATACAGAGGTTGTAGATATAGTAGTAGTTCCATGGCCTGATGGAGTAGAGGAGTCAGTAATAGAGGAGATGGGAGTATATCCTAATCCATTTACCGATTTTGTTAACCTTTCATTTGCAAAAGAGGGAACATATACAATTGAGATTATAGCCCTTGATGGTAAATTGATAGAGAGTAAACAAGTAAGTGCCACAGCAAATGAGTATGTTCGCGTTGATATTAATGGAGAAAAAGGAATGTATATCATTAAAATCAAGAACACAAGCGGAACAGCAGTTCGTACTTTGAAGTTAATCAAGAAGTAG
- a CDS encoding T9SS type A sorting domain-containing protein, protein MKKSLLLVALAIFPMFAYSQSAPQHEKYVQIGLGEADRANAYAAWTPGQPFYKGYGEDMEDTENFNISRIKPRERFINAATQVRTAQDPDRKLLWWCPIGGDGWNALSSYFFGGEVWTMWSYTDVWGNWTAPLLSMPAPMLDVCHKNGVKISSLAPIAWSAYISTSDVSGYGYLLKKVLTDTGGADKFLKFLKYYGIDGIGFNSEFSWNGTLSGGNYSGQAFHTGMKNFLGDCYTKAADYGVPFHNCWYSLTTNSGSLGGSASLDGTNRDWFHYNGKPTSTVYFCNYGSSLSTSQNTVTLNFPTRSSYDVYMGVDYQAGGPVGNWTSLNNYKISMGLWGAHNRNLIYETRGERGSDPVQQQKTYQMILENVFTGSTKNPVNPPNISTTTRFNSMSTDAYGWAQFITARSTLMCQDGGDLSTDPFVTNFNLGNGKFFNVAGERNADTEWYNIGMQDFMPTWRWWATSTYMGRTAAEVSDDLQYEFTWDDAWLGGSCLQISGATDQTYLQLFKTKYETAKSGDYLTIRYKVLSGTGTLAWACSKEGSETTVVEKTISSSKVDENGWTTVNTSIGGRTGIKLESSTIAQLGLKFTDTSDDFKVLIGQIALTRGKPGTYQQPQAPVVEKTKMMARNYKGVDMMIIFNMDNAYTGATKEAWEPVYNADVNTSYFRIYTQQEGKEPKVFTATTSWAAYVVAAPYITEDAGKMRIGVSAVGLDYETESLIAWGDWMEPMTINPTIVEGTEIDKPIIKAGEEFTLKYIDVNHAPATWEVINSTTGESVQTFPNTKSITMSLAEEGSYDIKITNPDASVAYTRGIIQVSPAATGALPIIASLDANKTQAEVDEVISLNYTVSRLGEGTVSRSVKVEDPNMLRFPEVVGSRPYTYMMWFKVDKFTHGSEGTNLIDKRSFNDVWPHNNWGDIWVTIRSYPQDGGAYPRYETSSSGTAQADPHPANEISFNTYGWTEHDAPNANMMSNDHSVNEGQWTHVAVTFGTDNKQKMYFNGKKVAETTIQHINSNGVRSPGSPVYIGGTSVYKGGYNGWVDEFQVWDRVLNEDEIKTAMKGYATAPAGLQGYWTFEEIVKDANGNNVFPNKGQKGSGYNAAIITTVGQKGENTSEVVQTVVNGSNDELGNPMIGGSYQVTTSAEWTAPGASLNVSSTSANVVYDAAGTYTAGLTLKNMWGSDNKTIDFVVVSNLDGIEDATIEEMGVYPNPFTDFVNLCFSNEGTYTIEIVALDGKLIESKQINVSANEGVRLDVNGEKGMYIIKVLNANKAAVRTLKVVKK, encoded by the coding sequence ATGAAAAAAAGTTTACTTTTAGTAGCATTGGCAATATTCCCAATGTTTGCTTATTCTCAATCAGCTCCTCAGCACGAAAAGTATGTGCAAATAGGCTTAGGAGAAGCAGATCGTGCAAATGCTTATGCAGCATGGACTCCAGGACAACCTTTTTATAAAGGTTACGGAGAAGATATGGAGGATACCGAGAACTTTAATATTTCTCGTATTAAACCTCGTGAACGTTTTATAAATGCGGCAACACAAGTTCGTACCGCACAGGATCCTGACCGCAAACTATTATGGTGGTGTCCAATAGGAGGTGACGGATGGAATGCATTATCATCTTATTTCTTTGGCGGTGAGGTATGGACAATGTGGAGTTATACCGATGTTTGGGGAAACTGGACAGCCCCTCTTTTGAGTATGCCAGCACCTATGCTTGACGTTTGTCACAAAAATGGTGTAAAAATTTCAAGTTTAGCACCTATTGCATGGTCAGCATATATCTCAACATCAGATGTTAGCGGTTACGGATATTTGTTGAAAAAAGTTTTAACAGACACAGGGGGAGCAGATAAATTCTTGAAATTCTTAAAATATTATGGAATTGATGGAATTGGATTTAACTCAGAGTTTTCATGGAATGGAACATTGTCAGGAGGAAATTATTCTGGACAAGCATTCCATACAGGTATGAAAAACTTTTTGGGAGATTGTTATACAAAAGCAGCTGATTATGGTGTGCCATTCCATAATTGTTGGTATTCATTAACAACAAATAGCGGTTCTCTTGGAGGTTCGGCATCATTGGATGGAACAAACAGAGACTGGTTTCACTATAATGGAAAACCAACATCAACAGTATATTTCTGTAACTATGGTTCAAGCCTTTCAACATCACAAAATACAGTAACATTGAATTTCCCAACTCGTTCTTCATATGATGTTTACATGGGAGTTGACTACCAAGCAGGAGGTCCGGTAGGTAACTGGACATCTTTGAATAACTATAAAATCTCAATGGGACTTTGGGGAGCACACAATCGCAACCTAATATATGAGACTCGTGGTGAGAGAGGATCGGATCCTGTACAACAACAAAAAACTTACCAAATGATATTGGAGAATGTCTTTACAGGTTCAACTAAAAACCCAGTTAACCCACCTAATATATCAACAACAACTCGTTTTAATTCAATGTCAACTGACGCTTATGGATGGGCTCAATTCATCACAGCACGCAGTACATTGATGTGTCAAGATGGAGGAGATTTATCAACAGATCCATTTGTAACAAACTTCAACTTAGGTAACGGAAAATTCTTTAATGTAGCAGGAGAGCGTAATGCAGATACTGAATGGTATAATATCGGTATGCAGGATTTTATGCCAACATGGCGTTGGTGGGCAACATCAACTTATATGGGACGTACAGCGGCTGAAGTAAGCGATGATCTACAATATGAGTTCACTTGGGATGATGCATGGTTAGGGGGTTCATGTTTGCAAATATCAGGAGCAACAGATCAAACATATTTGCAACTATTTAAAACAAAATACGAAACAGCAAAAAGCGGAGATTATCTAACAATACGTTATAAAGTTCTTTCAGGAACAGGAACATTAGCATGGGCGTGTTCAAAAGAGGGATCAGAGACAACTGTTGTAGAAAAAACAATAAGCTCTTCAAAAGTTGATGAAAATGGTTGGACAACAGTAAATACATCAATTGGAGGACGTACAGGTATTAAACTTGAAAGTTCTACAATTGCACAATTAGGTTTGAAATTTACAGACACATCAGACGACTTCAAAGTCTTAATTGGACAAATAGCTCTTACGAGAGGAAAACCGGGAACATACCAACAACCTCAAGCTCCAGTAGTAGAGAAAACAAAAATGATGGCTCGTAACTACAAAGGTGTAGATATGATGATTATATTCAATATGGATAATGCTTATACAGGTGCAACTAAAGAAGCATGGGAGCCTGTATATAATGCAGATGTAAATACATCTTACTTCCGTATTTACACACAACAAGAGGGTAAAGAACCCAAAGTTTTCACTGCAACAACATCATGGGCAGCATACGTAGTAGCAGCACCCTATATAACAGAGGATGCAGGTAAAATGCGTATTGGAGTATCAGCAGTAGGTTTAGATTATGAAACAGAGTCTCTTATAGCATGGGGTGATTGGATGGAGCCTATGACAATTAATCCTACAATTGTTGAGGGAACAGAAATAGATAAACCTATTATCAAAGCAGGAGAAGAATTCACATTGAAATATATCGATGTAAACCATGCACCAGCAACATGGGAGGTAATAAATTCTACAACAGGAGAGTCGGTTCAAACATTCCCTAACACAAAATCAATTACAATGTCATTGGCTGAAGAGGGATCGTACGATATTAAGATTACAAACCCAGACGCATCAGTTGCATACACTCGAGGAATTATTCAAGTATCACCAGCGGCAACAGGAGCATTACCAATCATTGCTTCTTTAGATGCAAACAAAACTCAAGCAGAGGTGGATGAGGTAATATCGTTAAATTATACTGTATCACGTTTAGGAGAGGGAACTGTATCTCGTTCGGTTAAAGTTGAAGACCCCAATATGCTACGCTTCCCTGAAGTAGTAGGTTCACGTCCTTATACATATATGATGTGGTTTAAGGTTGATAAATTTACACATGGATCAGAGGGAACAAACCTTATAGATAAGAGAAGTTTCAATGATGTATGGCCACACAATAACTGGGGTGATATTTGGGTAACAATCCGTTCATATCCACAAGATGGAGGTGCATATCCTCGTTATGAAACAAGTTCATCAGGAACAGCACAAGCAGATCCTCATCCAGCAAATGAGATATCATTCAATACATACGGCTGGACAGAGCACGATGCACCTAATGCAAATATGATGTCGAACGATCATAGTGTAAACGAAGGACAATGGACACACGTTGCTGTAACATTCGGAACAGACAATAAACAAAAAATGTACTTTAATGGAAAGAAAGTTGCGGAGACTACAATTCAACATATAAATAGTAATGGAGTTCGTTCTCCGGGATCGCCAGTTTATATTGGAGGAACAAGTGTTTATAAAGGAGGATACAATGGTTGGGTAGATGAATTCCAAGTATGGGATCGTGTATTAAATGAAGATGAGATAAAGACAGCAATGAAAGGATACGCAACAGCACCTGCGGGACTACAAGGATATTGGACATTTGAAGAGATTGTAAAAGATGCTAACGGTAACAATGTATTCCCGAACAAAGGACAAAAAGGTTCAGGATACAATGCTGCAATTATTACAACTGTTGGTCAAAAAGGAGAGAACACTTCAGAAGTTGTACAAACAGTAGTAAATGGATCAAATGATGAATTGGGTAACCCAATGATTGGAGGAAGCTATCAAGTAACAACATCCGCAGAGTGGACAGCTCCGGGAGCCTCACTTAATGTATCTTCAACATCAGCAAATGTTGTATATGATGCAGCAGGTACATATACAGCAGGTCTTACACTTAAAAATATGTGGGGTAGCGACAACAAAACTATTGATTTCGTAGTGGTGTCTAACCTTGACGGAATTGAGGATGCAACAATTGAGGAGATGGGAGTATATCCTAATCCATTTACCGATTTTGTTAACCTATGTTTCTCAAATGAGGGAACATATACGATAGAGATTGTAGCCCTTGATGGTAAATTGATAGAAAGCAAACAAATCAATGTATCAGCAAACGAGGGAGTACGTCTTGATGTCAATGGAGAAAAAGGAATGTACATTATTAAAGTATTGAATGCAAACAAAGCAGCAGTTCGCACATTGAAAGTGGTGAAAAAATAA